A section of the Primulina eburnea isolate SZY01 chromosome 1, ASM2296580v1, whole genome shotgun sequence genome encodes:
- the LOC140810373 gene encoding cell wall / vacuolar inhibitor of fructosidase 2-like produces the protein MGFSWFLLHFVLHISFYPIISSANGNSNLIQETCKKTKYYDLCVSLLESDTSGPKSDTKELALIVIRYGIANATDTNSYLSKQIQGVANDTVIMKTAMRECADKYASANGALLNSLEVLSVNMYDYAYLHVMAAGEYPNGCRNAFNRWPGMCYPSELAVREDGLKRICDVVLGIIDSLDW, from the coding sequence ATGGGATTTTCTTGGTTTTTGCTCCACTTCGTTCTCCACATTTCTTTTTATCCAATAATTTCATCTGCGAATGGAAATTCAAACTTAATTCAAGAAACTTGCAAAAAAACCAAGTACTACGATCTCTGTGTATCCTTGCTCGAATCGGATACGTCGGGTCCGAAATCAGACACTAAAGAATTGGCTCTGATCGTTATAAGGTATGGGATAGCCAATGCCACGGACACAAACTCTTACCTCTCGAAGCAAATTCAAGGTGTGGCAAATGACACAGTCATTATGAAGACAGCCATGAGAGAATGTGCGGACAAGTATGCTTCTGCAAATGGTGCACTCCTAAATTCACTCGAAGTATTGAGTGTAAACATGTATGATTATGCATATTTGCATGTAATGGCAGCCGGGGAATACCCGAATGGTTGTCGAAACGCCTTCAACCGGTGGCCCGGGATGTGTTATCCGTCGGAGCTTGCTGTGAGGGAAGATGGATTGAAGCGTATTTGTGATGTGGTTTTAGGGATTATTGATAGTCTTGATTGGTGA